From the Streptomyces sp. 846.5 genome, the window GCCAATCTGGCCGAACGGCATTCCGTGGCGGCGGAGAACCAGGCCAGGCTGGTCGACAACCTCGTCCTCGATGTCGAGACCCACCAGCGCGGCTTCGTCATCAGTCGGCAGCCGGTGTTCCACCAGTCGTGGCAGATCGCCCAAGGCCACTTCCCGGCGCAGGCCCAGGAGTTCGTGCGGATCAGCACCTCGCCGGCCCAGCGGAGCCTTGCGCAGCAGATCGCCCAGGGCGGCGAGTCCTACATCGGCGACTACTCGACGCCGGTGATGAGTCTGGCGCAGCGGGGCGATCCGCGGGCGAGCAGCGTGGCGGTCACCCTGGACGGCAAGCACCGCGTGGACGCGCTGCGGAGCCTGTTCGACCGGTACACCACCGCCGAGAGCGCCGTCGTCGTGGCGCGCGAGGCCACCACCGACTCGGACGCCCAGCACGCGGCCGTCGCGGGGGTGGTCGGCATCGGCGCGTCCATCCTGCTCATCGCCGCCTACTCCGGGTATGTGACGCGGGTGATCGTCTGGCCGGTCCGCCGGGCGGCCCACCTGGCGACCCGCCTCGCCGAGGGCGACCTGACCGCCCGCATGCCGCGGACCGGCGCGTGGGAGATCGGGGAGCTTGAGACGGCGTTCAACACCATGGCCGGCTCGCTGCAGAGCAGTGTTGAGCAGGCCCAGGAGGCGCACCGGCGGCTCAGGCTGCTCTACGACGCCAGCATGGCCGTCGGCACCACCCTCGACGTTGCCCAGACGGCCCAGGAACTGGTGCGGGTGGCCGTGCCGCGGTTCGCGGACTTCGCCACCGTCGACCTCGCGGTCTCCGTACTGCTGGGCGGGGAGCCGGCGCCGGCGGGCGGCGCGCCGCTGCGGCGGGTGGCCAGGGAGGGGGTGCGCGACGACGTCCCGCTGGACCCCGTCGGCGCGTTGATCCAGCCGTTGCTGCCGTCCCCGGAGGCCGACCGCGCCGGCTCGGGGGCGATGTTCGTCCGCGACCTGGGTGCGTCCAGCGCCTGGCGGGCCGTCGACCCGCAGGAGGCGGCCGGACTCCTCGACTACGGCATGAACTCACTGATCACCGCCCCGCTGGTGGAACAGGGCGTGCTGATGGGGACGGTCACCTTCTGGCGCGGCCACCAGTCCAAGCCCTACGAGAAGGAAGACGTCGCCGACGCCGAGGAGTTGGCCTACAAGACCGCCGTCGCCATCGACAACGCCCGCCGCTTCACCCGCGAGCGGGAGACCGCGCTGACGCTGCAGCGCAACCTGCTGCCGCAGCAGCCGCCCGAGCAGCCGGCTGTGGAAATCGCCTACCGCTACCTTCCCACCGGCACCCGGGCCGGGGCGGGAGGAGACTGGCTCGACGTGATCCCGCTGTCCGGGACGCGGGTCGCCCTGGTGGTCGGGGACGTCGTGGGCCACGGGATCCCGGCCTCCGCCACCATGGGACGCCTGCGCACCGCGGTGCGCACCCTGGCCGACGTCGACCTGCCGCCCGACGAACTCCTCACCCACCTCGACGACTTGGTCATCCACCTGCCCGGGGCCGACGAGGCGACGACCGGAGAACTCGGCGCGACCTGCGTCTACGCGATCTACGACCCGATCTCCCGCCGCTGCTCCTTCGCCAGCGCCGGCCATCCGCAGCCCTTCGTGATCGCTCCGGACGGTGCGGTGACGGCCGTCCCGGTGCACGCCGGCCCCCCGCTGGGCGTGGGCGGCCTGCCGTTCGAGACCACCGAGCTGCAACTGGCCCCCGGCAGCACCCTGGCCCTGT encodes:
- a CDS encoding SpoIIE family protein phosphatase; protein product: MAARSGRGKGAGRGLVALTALTGALLAVLVAVAFGVLFVSISDLRGANLAERHSVAAENQARLVDNLVLDVETHQRGFVISRQPVFHQSWQIAQGHFPAQAQEFVRISTSPAQRSLAQQIAQGGESYIGDYSTPVMSLAQRGDPRASSVAVTLDGKHRVDALRSLFDRYTTAESAVVVAREATTDSDAQHAAVAGVVGIGASILLIAAYSGYVTRVIVWPVRRAAHLATRLAEGDLTARMPRTGAWEIGELETAFNTMAGSLQSSVEQAQEAHRRLRLLYDASMAVGTTLDVAQTAQELVRVAVPRFADFATVDLAVSVLLGGEPAPAGGAPLRRVAREGVRDDVPLDPVGALIQPLLPSPEADRAGSGAMFVRDLGASSAWRAVDPQEAAGLLDYGMNSLITAPLVEQGVLMGTVTFWRGHQSKPYEKEDVADAEELAYKTAVAIDNARRFTRERETALTLQRNLLPQQPPEQPAVEIAYRYLPTGTRAGAGGDWLDVIPLSGTRVALVVGDVVGHGIPASATMGRLRTAVRTLADVDLPPDELLTHLDDLVIHLPGADEATTGELGATCVYAIYDPISRRCSFASAGHPQPFVIAPDGAVTAVPVHAGPPLGVGGLPFETTELQLAPGSTLALYSDGLVHSRELDLGQGLDQLRRALESSAASPDSPGSLDAACGAVMDAMLSGPPADDVALLLARTRALSSDQVVTWDIPADPEYVARARMLTTEQLTAWQLEESSFVTELVVSELVTNAIRYGSTPIQLRLIRDTALICEVSDGSNTAPHMRRARVFDEGGRGLLLVAQLTKRWGTRHSMAGKTIWCEQALPTPGL